GTTGTCCCGCCCGGGTAGCCGGAATGGCGGAAATAAGTCTTTTGCGTAAGTTTTTTGCCGGTCAAGGCCACTTTGTCCGCATTGACCACGATCACATGATCGCCTGTGTCAAGATGAGGCGTATAAGACGGTTTGTTTTTGCCGCGCAAAAGCTTTGCCACTTCCACCGCCAAACGGCCAAGAACCTTGTCTTTGGCGTCAATGACATACCACTTGCGGGTTATTTTGGCAGGAGTGGCCATATATGTCTTCGTCCCAATCATAAGTTAATTGTAACCTCCCTGTTTTAACAATTGACAATCGTAACCCGTGCGTGCAGATTGCCGGGGCTAATGGAACCTGGCGCAAAGTTTCGTGAAGTTATTTTACCGAAAATATGTGCCAATGTCAATCATTATTTCCAGATGGGGTGTAGCGCAAAAAATTGGGTCAATTGCAATATCAAATGCAACAAATTTCCCATAGGGCTTGGCATGCACCAATCCTTGTATCGCCATGGCCTTGGGCAAGGGGATTATGCCGCGATTGCCTCTTTGATTTTCATAAGCTCTTGCGCGAACGCTTCTATAGGCATTATGTAGCCTAAAATCTTCCTCGGCAGATTGTTGTTCCACTCCGCCGCCATCTCTATGATCTCCGGCGCCAGTTCGTCTATGCTCCCGCCCTTTTTTATAAATCGCCGCAAGAGCCAGTTGTGCCGCTCGTCCGTCCCCTTTTCAAAGCTTGCGTACGGATGGCAAAAATATA
The Acidaminococcales bacterium genome window above contains:
- the rplM gene encoding 50S ribosomal protein L13; its protein translation is MGTKTYMATPAKITRKWYVIDAKDKVLGRLAVEVAKLLRGKNKPSYTPHLDTGDHVIVVNADKVALTGKKLTQKTYFRHSGYPGGTTFTKAGDLLKKKPERVVELAVRGMLPKNSLGRQMALKMKVYKGAEHPHAAQKPETLELSIR
- a CDS encoding IS30 family transposase, translated to MVERKTRKQIAVKLDSRGSAAVEKAAKEICASCGNIGKAVFKSITGDNGAEFAGLKGAVECAVYFCHPYASFEKGTDERHNWLLRRFIKKGGSIDELAPEIIEMAAEWNNNLPRKILGYIMPIEAFAQELMKIKEAIAA